Genomic DNA from Leptotrichia sp. oral taxon 215 str. W9775:
ACTGCAAAGAAGAATCCTATTATATATCCTCCTGATGGAGTGAAGAATGTTAATCCTCCTGAGAATCCTGCAAAAACTGGAAGTCCTGCAGAACCTGCCGCAATATATGAAAGAACAGTGGCAGAACCTAGTTTTCTACCGTAAACAAGTCCAATAAACATTACTGCAAATGTCTGTCCAGTTATAGGTACAGGCGTAAATGGTAATGTAATAGACAGTTGAGACATTAAAGCTAAAAATATAGTTCCGCTTAGTACAAGCAGAATATTTTTTAACAGTTCCTGATTTTTGTTTTCAGCTTTGATTAAATTGTTAATCAATAAATTCTGATTCATTTTATACCTCCTGATTAATTTGTGTAAGCAATATTTACAGTATAAGTATAACCAAAAAAGCATTAAAAGTCAAATTTAAAAACAAGCGTTTTTTATTGGGAATAGTTGATAATAAAGGATAAATGGAAATTATTAAATAATTTAAAATAATATATATGTTTTCATATAAAAACATATGGATTATTAATAAGAAATGTAGTATAATAAAATAAACTTATAAAGGAGTTAGCTGTTTAGTTAAATTTGAATTATGGAAAAAAATGAAAATAAAAAAATAAAAATTTTTTCTAATTTGAAACAACAGAAAATTTTAGAATTACAGGAAAAAATAAACAAAGGGAAGTCTGTAAATGAAAAAAAAGAAAAAATAAACAGAAATCTTAAGGAATTAGTAATTCACACAAAAGAAAGTGAGAACAGAAAAAAAAGAAAAAGAAAAAGTATAAATTTTTTTTTATTTGCAATATTCACAGTAATGTCACTAGTCATAGTTTTCCTATCCTTCAAATACAAGGAATTTCAAGTATATCTCAGCAAAAATAAGGACATCATAAATTCAGGTAAAAAATATGAGGAAGAACAGAAAAGAAAAGCGGCTGAAGTAAAAGACCTTAAAAATCTTACTCTGGCAAATATTAATGATTTACCTGATGATAAGAAAAAACTTATGCTGAGTATAATTCCAAGTGGAAGTCCTTTGAAAAGGGAACTTTATGTGACAAGTCCTTTTGGAGTAAGGGTACATCCCATAAGTGGTGCAAAAAAAGAACATCATGGAATAGATCTGAGGGTAAATATTGGTGATGGTGTATTTTCCCCTGCAATAGGAAGGGTAAGTTTTGCAGGAGTAAGAGGTGGTTATGGGAATACAGTTATTGTTGACCATATGTATGGTTTTCAGACACTTTATGGACATTTAAGCAAATTACATGTTCAGGCTGGAGAGATTGTAGGAAAAGGAAAGCTTCTGGCAGAAGGGGGAAATTCAGGAAGTTCAACGGGACCGCATCTC
This window encodes:
- a CDS encoding biotin transporter BioY encodes the protein MNQNLLINNLIKAENKNQELLKNILLVLSGTIFLALMSQLSITLPFTPVPITGQTFAVMFIGLVYGRKLGSATVLSYIAAGSAGLPVFAGFSGGLTFFTPSGGYIIGFFFAVLVCGYFADKGWTKSPVKLISLLIVAHAVLYFFGLLQLSVFLPNKNVFAIGLYPFIAGDVIKMMILSALLPTAWKFFKK
- a CDS encoding M23 family metallopeptidase → MEKNENKKIKIFSNLKQQKILELQEKINKGKSVNEKKEKINRNLKELVIHTKESENRKKRKRKSINFFLFAIFTVMSLVIVFLSFKYKEFQVYLSKNKDIINSGKKYEEEQKRKAAEVKDLKNLTLANINDLPDDKKKLMLSIIPSGSPLKRELYVTSPFGVRVHPISGAKKEHHGIDLRVNIGDGVFSPAIGRVSFAGVRGGYGNTVIVDHMYGFQTLYGHLSKLHVQAGEIVGKGKLLAEGGNSGSSTGPHLHYEIRYNGTPIDPKNFIDWNEKQFNILFEKERSVQWEYFLTVMGKN